A genomic window from Lycium barbarum isolate Lr01 chromosome 4, ASM1917538v2, whole genome shotgun sequence includes:
- the LOC132635066 gene encoding 14 kDa proline-rich protein DC2.15-like: MAKFGGASSIALVLTLNILFFNMVSSTYVPCPPPPHHKPHPTPTPSTPSTPSTPSTPSTPSTPSSKGKCPKDTLKLKVCANLLNDLVHLVIGSSPAKTPCCSLIQGLADLDAAVCLCTAIKANVLGINLNVPLSLSLLLNNCGKYAPKNFQCA; this comes from the coding sequence ATGGCTAAGTTTGGTGGTGCATCCTCAATTGCTCTTGTTCTCACATTGAACATTCTTTTCTTCAATATGGTTAGTTCCACTTATGTCCCATGCCCACCACCCCCACACCACAAACCCCACCCTACCCCTACCCCCTCTACACCATCTACCCCCTCCACCCCATCAACCCCCTCTACCCCATCAACCCCATCATCAAAGGGTAAGTGCCCGAAGGACACACTAAAGCTAAAAGTGTGTGCCAATTTGTTGAATGACTTAGTGCACCTTGTTATTGGAAGTAGCCCAGCTAAAACACCATGTTGCTCTCTAATTCAAGGACTTGCTGATCTTGATGCTGCTGTTTGCCTTTGCACTGCCATTAAAGCCAATGTGTTGGGAATTAACCTAAATGTTCCACTTTCCCTCAGCTTATTGCTCAACAACTGTGGAAAGTATGCCCCCAAGAACTTCCAATGCGCATAA